Proteins found in one Cryptomeria japonica unplaced genomic scaffold, Sugi_1.0 HiC_scaffold_599, whole genome shotgun sequence genomic segment:
- the LOC131045191 gene encoding G-type lectin S-receptor-like serine/threonine-protein kinase SD2-5: protein MDEQYPVSRFCGTVSLQDALVRPILLSSNISYNDMNLQFGCGFLCYGSPCDTGYLLATFFAVYDIDGRLFDMEMSFDYPTDTLLRGQKLKAGQKITANISHKNTSQCRFYCTLLHDSFAMFTASAPAKMYFRYPETRAGVEFSYIQFDNQSVHIYSQGGGPPSINLSVSKTYLYFRLDSDGHLRVCSILQTTGRSSPDYLPSFMRSVAECDYPRPCGDYGVCTNGQCSCPTNGNAFKPIDVTEPNFGCVPRVPLVCSDKSRRKDHHFLELEHVSYFTYVFENASRPGLISSEECKRLCPEDCSCKAAFFRYEANFCTGYCYLESNIYSMKTNSPVHEFYNSAAYIKIQSRSKRSKYLVVVIICASVGGALALLILLWAWINKSQNSRQQTEKDEDDGEHDHVDWPGRLPLSFSFQDLQDATNGFSMKLGRGGFGSVYEGVLADGSKIAVKRLDGAGQ from the exons ATGGATGAACAATATCCAGTCTCTAGATTTTGTGGCACCGTCAGTTTACAAGATGCACTCGTCAGACCGATCCTTTTGAGCAGTAATATCTCATATAATGATATGAATCTGCAGTTTGGATGTGGATTCCTCTGCTATGGCAGTCCTTGTGACACAGGCTACCTACTTGCAACTTTCTTTGCTGTTTACGACATTGATGGTAGGCTGTTTGATATGGAAATG TCTTTTGACTATCCAACTGATACCCTGCTGCGAGGGCAGAAATTAAAGGCAGGACAGAAGATTACAGCAAACATTTCTCATAAGAATACAAGCCAATGTCGTTTCTATTGTACCTTGCTTCATGATAGTTTTGCTATGTTTACAGCCTCTGCACCTGCTAAAATGTATTTCAGATATCCCGAGACACGTGCAGGTGTTGAGTTCTCTTATATTCAGTTCGACAATCAGTCCGTCCATATATATTCTCAAGGAGGAGGACCACCGTCAATCAATTTATCAGTATCCAAAACCTACCTTTACTTTAGGTTAGATTCAGATGGACATTTAAGGGTTTGCTCCATCCTCCAAACAACGGGAAGATCTTCCCCTGACTATCTGCCATCCTTTATGAGATCAGTGGCTGAGTGCGATTATCCAAGACCATGCGGAGACTATGGTGTTTGCACAAATGGTCAGTGCAGCTGTCCAACAAATGGCAATGCTTTCAAACCGATTGATGTCACAGAACCCAATTTCGGATGTGTTCCTCGCGTTCCTCTGGTGTGCTCAGATAAAAGTAGGCGCAAAGATCATCACTTTTTGGAACTGGAGCACGTTTCCTACTTTACATATGTTTTCGAAAATGCCTCCAGACCAGGATTGATTTCATCTGAGGAATGTAAAAGACTTTGCCCTGAAGACTGCTCTTGCAAAGCAGCTTTTTTCAGGTATGAGGCCAATTTTTGTACTGGTTATTGCTATCTAGAGTCCAATATCTATTCTATGAAAACTAATAGTCCAGTACATGAGTTTTACAATTCCGCTGCTTATATTAAAATCCAGTCAAGGTCCAAGCGCAGTAAATACTTGGTTGTCGTCATCATCTGTGCTTCTGTGGGCGGAGCGCTAGCTCTATTAATCTTATTGTGGGCATGGATAAATAAGTCTCAGAATAGCAGACAGCagacagaaaaggatgaagatgatggtGAGCATGATCATGTAGATTGGCCAGGACGCTTACCATTGTCGTTCTCATTCCAAGATTTGCAAGACGCAACAAATGGCTTTAGTATGAAGTTAGGAAGAGGAGGGTTCGGGTCAGTTTACGAAGGTGTTTTGGCTGACGGCTCAAAGATAGCAGTGAAGCGCCTTGATGGGGCAGGACAATAA